TAGCTTTAACCTTTGCAATTGTGCGGCGTTTTAACTTGAGCAACCCTTGGATTGCTAAAATTAGAATGAGTACCGATGCCACCAATACAGCTTTGGCTGTAATTTTATTTTCTTTAGCTTCATTTGATTGGCAACAAATTGTACCCATGATGATTGGCCCTTTAGTGGCGGTGCTCATCATTGGCCCTATGCTGCGCTTTTTTTATAATTTATTTGGTAAGGTCTTTCCTATTTTAAGACCCGAGTAATTAACTATTGTTTAAAGGCCGATAATGGCCTTTAACTTTTATTATACTGCATATATAATAAATTATTAACACCGCTATATTTGCTGGCTAATTTGCTCATTTTTTTACGGGCAACTTCTTTAAAGCCGAGTTTACTATATAAGGTAAAAGCAGCCGTGTTGGTATCGGCTACTTCCAGAACAAAAGTACCGTTAGGTAAATTTAAAAGGTAGTTAAATAAAGCGGTAACGGCCCCTTGCCGTTTAAATTTACTATTAGCGGCCACAAACTCGATGGAGAGAGTGTCGTTGGCCATATTTTTAACTAATGGGTATTTAGGCGTTTTATTAAAATAATGTTTCAAGGTATATCCGGCAATTAACCCCTTAATTAAGCCTAAGTATTTAATTAAGGTACCGGTTTTGCGGCTAATACAAAATTTATCTACCGGTAAACAGGCGGTTATAGCGGCTACTTCGTCATCGATAAGGGCTACATAAAAGCTCTCTACTACAAAAGTATGCTTAAAAGCCTTTGTTAATTTAACTTGGTTTTTAGAAAAAAAATTTAAATCTTTGTAATAAGCCTCAACAAAGATACGGCTAATAGCCTCGCGGTCGCCTTCGGTGGCTAATCTTATTTCCATTTTTTTATTTTAAAGGCAATGCCAAAAACTGTCAAGAGCTAGGCCGAAAGTTTTTTAACTTAATAATAATTTATTAATTATTATTAAATATTACTAAAAGCGGCGGGCCGCTTGACATTTTTATTAAAATGGCTATAATGATAACAGATGGTCGCTTAGCTCAGCTGGGAGAGCGTCTCCCTTACAAGGAGAATGTCGGCGGTTCGATCCCGTCAGCGATCAAGTCTTTCAAATAAAAAAACCTCCTTGAACTAATAAAGCCCTCGTAAGAGGGCTTTATTAACTTTGCTCGGTAAAACGGCCGTCAAATAAAGCCGCTATTTCTTTAAGCGTGGCCTCTTCATCGGGCCCTTCAACAATTAAGGTAAGTTTTGTGCCGTAAGTGGCGGCTAAACTAATAATACCCATAATACTTTTGGCGTTAGCGCAGTCATCGCCAAAGCAAAGTTTTACGGCAGAGGACGATTTTTCGGCAATACCGGCAATTAATGAGGCAGGCCTAGCGTGCAGCCCGGCACGGTTTAAAACAATAACATCGGTCTCTTTCATTTGGCCTCCGGCTTAAATATTAAAGTTTAGGTAATCTTGTTTTTTGCGTAAGCGGCTGCGCTCGTTTAAAGCTACCGATTCTATTAAAATGGGTATATTACGGCCCGGCATAACCGGTACGGTAATTAAAGGCAGGTTAAGCCCTAAAATTTCGTAAAATTCGCCGGCAGCGCCGGTACGGTCGTAAGTTTTATCGTCCTGCCAAAGTTCTAGCAAAATAACTATATCCAGCGGGTGTTTGTCCTGAATAGCGCGCAGACCATAAAGATTGGCCACATTGATAATACCCACGCCGCGCAGCTCCATTAAATGTTTGCCGGCCCCAGCCGAGCTGCCGATAAGTTCGCTGGTGCCGCGCTTTTTAATTTTTACTAAATCGTCTGCTACCAAACGATGGCCGCGCTCTATTAAATCGAGCACCGTTTCGCTTTTACCAACCCCGCTTTCACCAATTACCAATATGCCCAGCCCATACACCTCTACCAGTACACCATGCAAGCTGGTTTGCTCGGCAAAGGTGTTAGATAACAAATGAAAAAGCTTTTCGCTAAACTCAAAACTTTTTAATCCGCTTAAAAGTATGGGTATGGCCATTTCTTCGGCCAAAGCGATAAAGCTGGCCGGCGGAGCCAAATTATTAGTAAAGATACAACAGGGCAGTTTAAAGCTAAGGAATTTAGCGATAAAACTTTGCTGCTCTTCTTGGGTAAGATGGTTTAAAAAGAGCCATTCTTCACGGCCAAATACCTGAATAAGATTGTTATCAAATTCGGTATAAAAGCCGGCTAAAGCTAAACTTGGCCGGTTAATTTCGGGCACAAAAATGGTATTATTTAGCCCCTTATGGCCGGCCACACAGCTAAGTTTTAAATCCAGCAGCTTTACTTCGTTAAAGGCCAGTAAATCGAAGACGGTAAAGTTAGCCATTTAAGCTTTACGTTCGTTTTTTTCTTTTTCTTTACTAATTTTAGCATCTACCCGGTCAAAAACAATATCGATAAGCGGCCATAACTGCTCATCGCTATCATTAATACGCGTAGCTTCGCCGCCCCAATTAAAGTTCACTACAATTTCTACGGTATAACCGGTATGCTCTTTACTAATAATTACATTAAAATCGCGGATACTCTCGGCTAATCTATCAAAACGAGCCACTTTTTTCTCCAGCTGTTCACGGGTGGCCTCACTTATTTTATAATGTACGCCTTTTATTTCAAAATTCATCGTCTACCTCTCTTCTAATACCCTAAGGATAGCAGTTTTTTTAACTTTAGGCAACCGATAATAATTAATAATTGGGAGAGGCAAAAGTTTTTAATTCTTAATTATTACTTTTTAATTCGGCTTCTTCTATCCTTTTAGCTACTTTCTCTCTAAAGCCGGCCGGAGGTTCTTCGCCGTCTAACATCTGTTTAAAAGCTCCAGTTAAATAATCCATATTAAGCCAATCTTCGTCGTCATCATTAACCGGCTTGGCCGGCTGCTTATCTTTACTCTCCGGCTTATCTTGATGATGGTTCTTCTCCTCCGGCTTAGTTTTAGCAGAGCTTGGGGCGGGTTTAGCTTTG
This portion of the Spirochaetaceae bacterium genome encodes:
- a CDS encoding GNAT family N-acetyltransferase, translated to MEIRLATEGDREAISRIFVEAYYKDLNFFSKNQVKLTKAFKHTFVVESFYVALIDDEVAAITACLPVDKFCISRKTGTLIKYLGLIKGLIAGYTLKHYFNKTPKYPLVKNMANDTLSIEFVAANSKFKRQGAVTALFNYLLNLPNGTFVLEVADTNTAAFTLYSKLGFKEVARKKMSKLASKYSGVNNLLYMQYNKS
- a CDS encoding HPr family phosphocarrier protein; translation: MKETDVIVLNRAGLHARPASLIAGIAEKSSSAVKLCFGDDCANAKSIMGIISLAATYGTKLTLIVEGPDEEATLKEIAALFDGRFTEQS
- the hprK gene encoding HPr(Ser) kinase/phosphatase; its protein translation is MANFTVFDLLAFNEVKLLDLKLSCVAGHKGLNNTIFVPEINRPSLALAGFYTEFDNNLIQVFGREEWLFLNHLTQEEQQSFIAKFLSFKLPCCIFTNNLAPPASFIALAEEMAIPILLSGLKSFEFSEKLFHLLSNTFAEQTSLHGVLVEVYGLGILVIGESGVGKSETVLDLIERGHRLVADDLVKIKKRGTSELIGSSAGAGKHLMELRGVGIINVANLYGLRAIQDKHPLDIVILLELWQDDKTYDRTGAAGEFYEILGLNLPLITVPVMPGRNIPILIESVALNERSRLRKKQDYLNFNI
- the raiA gene encoding ribosome-associated translation inhibitor RaiA, giving the protein MNFEIKGVHYKISEATREQLEKKVARFDRLAESIRDFNVIISKEHTGYTVEIVVNFNWGGEATRINDSDEQLWPLIDIVFDRVDAKISKEKEKNERKA